The proteins below are encoded in one region of Mesotoga sp. Brook.08.105.5.1:
- a CDS encoding right-handed parallel beta-helix repeat-containing protein, with the protein MKAFWLVRTSLLIILLLSSGVLFALNSETPVDGYKPPTEVSGTVAEDTVWTRDRSPYLVRSSITVSPNVILTVEPGVEILIVQNQDFIVDGTLRAVGNKENPIIFTGTAQVPGWWRSINIRNEGSAFLEWCEISFAGASTGAGILKAGSGSLRVTNSIIRRVRGDGLRISSGYSFFESLNNLFMYNTNGVRIGINSSFFDQTSNFVSNEVDIHLDGGTISSNVRWGAGGDYSMTVTGDVTVGVGASLEIAPGTVLKFRQNNRILLYGELQARGEESRQIFFTDLRDDSVGGDANGDGNETLPENGGWRSINILNEGSAVLEWCTLAYGGRSDGATLLKSGASFLRISNSTIINSAGDGLRVAAGYSLFESSNNYFGHNSVGLRLGINSSFSDLTSRFEGNDLDIHLDGGTINTNVVWGANSDYSMVTNGDITIAAGATLELKAGTVIKMRQNNRILVYGHLEAKGREDAPINLTDFRNDLVGGDANGDGDETSPEIGWWRSISLLNEGSASFHYCVIGYLGASDRAGVIKNSTGAFSILHSTIHDVAGDGLRVDNAVGGTEVRYTTLSHNSGSGLYYKTDGVKTEALSIVSNAIGIRLLAGSSIEVDEVTYFDENSIAVQIEPGTVLGDVVWATPGYISILMNGSVTIAAGASLIVKPETVIKIAQNSMFAVDGKLIALGTEESPIFFTDLRDNTVGGEIPGAESPPEAGWWRSISIRNDGSAYFDWCRISYGGRTDGGTIVKSGRGALSVSNSVIANTSGDGLRIAAGYSSFEHFDNRYVSNTNGVRIGIGSSFVDQTTTFEGNAVDIHLDGGTVNGAVAWGSSSDYSMIVTGDVNIAAGALLSIHSGSVIKFRQNNRIIVYGVLEATGNENLPIYFTDLRDDSVGGDANRDGEETVPASGWWRSISILTDGKADFEMCVIRYAGYGDKAGVLKNSSGHVAMSHTLVEHIAGDGFRVDNAAGGVMVRESTFSHNSGAGINYRTDGVVIEGSFFESNDIGIRAVANSSLSIDERTHFAENNRDIHVDAGTISGEIVWRVPEHTTLFLSGSTSISRDARLEILAGTVVKVAQNTSITVDGELIAIGTEQSPVHITDLRDDSVGGDTNRDAEATAPDRGWWNSVNIRESGKAKLDWITIGYSQSGIIRSGSGSFTLTNSTIHNVTGDALKLLAGYLSLELSNNSFISNGTGVRLAVNVSFDDRLARFEENGTDVFVDGGMITSDVVFGLSSEYSFYVSGELTISKNAILEIKSGTVLKFAAYRGLRVSGSLKAAGTEFAPIVFTDWRDDSFGGDSNRDGDDSLPEPGWWRGIYIQEEGSAELEWAIVMYAGYGDKAGLFKTGSGSLIAKNVSVSRTAGDGLHLSNSTGFIEVFESSFSGNSIGVGISSSQTVPISFTDCIFEENTIYGVRNDSQVEVVAVDCWWGDITGPHHPSLNYRGTGNSVSDNVTFDPWTGKEELEYELDTEETITEEEVIGEVFAAEWVEVFADGICFEVPSIWYDDSQEYRRELEDDEDSKAVSRWFDSEPGSENVFFVIARVRPEFLEDEKEEIRLSMEVVEESERLIAGQPGIWIELTAPQWDVERTIYSHVYQPDEDGYCLSIGFAVKVGFWSQNEPILERIVDTLRYCVN; encoded by the coding sequence ATGAAAGCTTTTTGGCTTGTTAGGACTTCGCTACTGATAATCCTTCTACTTTCGTCTGGGGTGCTTTTTGCCCTGAACTCAGAGACACCTGTTGATGGGTACAAACCTCCAACAGAAGTGTCAGGAACCGTTGCCGAAGATACTGTTTGGACGAGGGATCGAAGTCCATACTTGGTGAGGTCTAGTATCACCGTTTCACCTAATGTGATTCTTACGGTCGAACCGGGGGTGGAGATTCTCATCGTCCAAAATCAGGACTTCATAGTTGACGGAACTCTGAGGGCTGTTGGCAACAAGGAGAACCCGATCATCTTCACCGGAACTGCTCAGGTACCTGGATGGTGGCGATCTATAAACATTCGTAATGAGGGTTCTGCCTTTCTTGAATGGTGCGAAATATCCTTTGCGGGTGCTTCAACAGGAGCAGGAATTCTCAAGGCAGGATCGGGTTCTCTGAGAGTAACTAACTCAATCATCCGAAGAGTCCGAGGCGATGGTCTCAGAATATCTTCGGGGTACTCTTTTTTTGAAAGCCTGAACAACCTATTCATGTATAACACGAATGGAGTCAGGATCGGGATAAACTCATCCTTCTTTGACCAGACTTCGAATTTCGTTTCAAACGAAGTAGACATCCATCTTGACGGAGGAACTATCAGCTCGAATGTAAGGTGGGGAGCCGGCGGCGATTATTCCATGACGGTTACCGGGGATGTGACGGTGGGTGTCGGGGCTTCTCTTGAGATAGCTCCAGGAACTGTTCTCAAGTTCAGGCAAAACAACAGGATTTTGCTCTACGGTGAACTTCAGGCGAGAGGAGAAGAGAGCCGGCAGATCTTTTTCACTGATCTGCGTGACGACTCCGTGGGTGGAGATGCAAATGGTGACGGGAACGAGACTCTACCCGAGAATGGTGGGTGGAGATCGATCAATATTCTGAACGAGGGCTCAGCCGTTCTTGAGTGGTGCACTCTTGCCTACGGGGGAAGATCAGATGGAGCTACTCTTCTAAAGAGCGGCGCTAGTTTTCTAAGAATATCGAATTCAACGATTATTAACAGTGCCGGAGATGGACTAAGAGTAGCTGCCGGGTACTCTCTATTTGAGTCTTCGAACAACTATTTCGGGCACAACTCAGTTGGTCTGCGGCTGGGGATAAACTCATCTTTCTCAGATCTCACTTCGCGATTTGAAGGTAATGATCTAGATATCCACCTTGACGGAGGCACAATAAACACGAATGTTGTCTGGGGAGCTAACAGCGATTACTCTATGGTTACCAATGGAGATATAACCATCGCTGCAGGCGCCACATTGGAGCTCAAAGCCGGAACCGTGATTAAGATGAGGCAGAACAACAGGATTCTAGTATACGGTCACCTTGAAGCAAAGGGTAGAGAAGACGCTCCCATAAACTTGACCGACTTTCGAAACGATTTAGTCGGCGGAGATGCCAACGGGGATGGCGATGAGACTTCGCCGGAGATTGGTTGGTGGCGGAGCATAAGTCTTCTGAACGAGGGCAGCGCGAGTTTCCATTACTGTGTCATTGGCTATCTGGGAGCAAGTGATAGAGCCGGAGTAATTAAGAACAGCACCGGAGCCTTTTCAATCCTGCACAGTACCATACATGATGTCGCGGGTGACGGATTGAGAGTTGACAATGCGGTAGGCGGCACCGAAGTGAGATACACGACATTGTCTCACAATTCAGGTTCAGGATTGTATTACAAGACCGACGGAGTAAAGACGGAAGCTTTGAGTATTGTTTCTAATGCCATTGGAATAAGGCTTCTTGCCGGCAGTTCGATTGAGGTGGACGAAGTAACGTATTTTGATGAAAATAGTATCGCCGTACAGATTGAACCAGGTACAGTTTTGGGAGATGTAGTGTGGGCGACTCCAGGATATATATCGATTCTGATGAATGGTAGCGTGACTATTGCTGCCGGAGCGAGCCTCATAGTGAAGCCGGAAACTGTTATCAAGATAGCGCAGAATTCTATGTTTGCTGTCGATGGAAAGCTCATTGCTTTAGGTACCGAGGAATCACCCATCTTTTTCACCGATCTTCGAGACAACACTGTTGGCGGTGAAATACCTGGAGCAGAATCACCACCGGAGGCCGGCTGGTGGAGATCTATAAGTATCCGCAACGACGGTTCTGCTTACTTCGATTGGTGCAGAATCTCCTATGGCGGTAGAACCGATGGTGGAACGATAGTTAAGAGTGGGAGAGGTGCTCTTTCGGTATCGAATTCTGTCATAGCTAATACTTCTGGGGACGGACTCCGTATAGCGGCAGGATACTCTTCATTCGAGCATTTCGACAACCGGTATGTAAGCAATACGAATGGAGTGCGAATAGGTATAGGTTCTTCTTTTGTCGATCAGACAACAACCTTCGAAGGGAATGCGGTCGACATTCACCTCGACGGCGGGACTGTTAACGGAGCAGTAGCCTGGGGATCAAGCAGTGATTATTCTATGATAGTTACGGGAGACGTGAATATCGCAGCGGGGGCTTTACTTAGTATTCATTCCGGTTCTGTCATTAAGTTCAGGCAGAATAACAGAATTATCGTTTACGGAGTTCTAGAAGCGACGGGCAATGAGAATCTGCCTATCTACTTCACCGATCTTAGGGATGACTCAGTTGGCGGAGATGCAAATAGAGACGGCGAGGAGACGGTTCCGGCTTCTGGCTGGTGGAGATCGATCAGTATTTTGACAGATGGGAAAGCAGACTTCGAGATGTGCGTGATCAGATACGCGGGGTATGGAGATAAGGCTGGAGTCTTGAAGAATAGTTCGGGACACGTCGCAATGTCGCATACACTTGTTGAGCACATTGCAGGAGACGGTTTCAGAGTTGACAATGCAGCCGGCGGGGTTATGGTTAGAGAATCTACCTTCTCTCATAACTCGGGAGCAGGAATTAACTACCGGACAGATGGAGTGGTTATCGAGGGATCTTTCTTCGAATCCAACGATATTGGTATAAGGGCCGTAGCGAACAGCTCGCTGTCGATAGATGAAAGGACACACTTTGCCGAAAACAACCGCGATATTCACGTAGATGCGGGAACCATAAGTGGAGAAATAGTCTGGAGAGTTCCTGAGCATACCACCCTGTTCTTGAGCGGAAGCACTTCTATTTCCAGAGACGCAAGACTGGAAATACTGGCCGGCACAGTTGTCAAAGTGGCGCAAAATACTTCTATAACAGTTGATGGCGAACTTATCGCTATAGGAACTGAGCAATCGCCTGTCCATATAACCGATCTCAGAGATGATTCTGTAGGCGGAGACACGAATAGAGATGCCGAAGCCACAGCGCCGGATAGAGGCTGGTGGAATTCAGTGAACATAAGGGAGTCAGGAAAGGCCAAACTAGATTGGATTACCATAGGGTACTCCCAGAGCGGGATCATTCGTAGCGGATCAGGATCTTTCACACTAACCAATTCTACTATCCATAATGTCACAGGAGATGCGCTAAAGCTTCTCGCCGGGTATTTAAGTCTTGAACTCTCAAACAATTCATTCATAAGTAACGGGACTGGGGTACGGCTGGCAGTTAATGTCTCTTTCGACGACCGGTTGGCAAGATTCGAAGAAAACGGAACCGATGTATTTGTAGATGGAGGAATGATAACCTCCGACGTAGTATTCGGCCTGAGCAGTGAGTACTCATTCTACGTGTCTGGGGAGTTAACCATTTCTAAGAACGCAATATTGGAAATCAAATCTGGAACAGTTTTGAAGTTTGCTGCCTACAGGGGATTACGGGTTTCCGGTAGCTTAAAGGCCGCAGGGACTGAGTTTGCGCCGATTGTTTTCACCGACTGGCGGGATGACTCATTTGGAGGAGATTCTAATCGTGACGGCGATGATTCTCTTCCTGAACCAGGTTGGTGGAGAGGTATCTACATACAGGAAGAAGGGAGCGCAGAGCTTGAGTGGGCTATCGTTATGTATGCCGGTTACGGGGACAAGGCAGGTCTTTTCAAGACAGGTTCTGGATCATTGATCGCCAAGAATGTGTCGGTCTCAAGGACTGCCGGCGATGGTCTTCATCTAAGCAACAGCACTGGATTCATAGAAGTTTTTGAGTCTTCGTTCTCTGGAAATTCAATCGGAGTAGGGATTTCCTCCTCGCAGACCGTTCCTATATCTTTCACTGACTGTATCTTCGAAGAGAACACCATCTATGGTGTCAGAAACGATAGTCAGGTCGAGGTAGTTGCTGTAGATTGCTGGTGGGGTGACATTACAGGTCCGCACCATCCTTCTCTCAACTATCGAGGAACGGGGAATTCAGTAAGTGACAATGTGACGTTCGATCCCTGGACAGGAAAAGAAGAGCTTGAATACGAGTTGGATACGGAAGAAACTATAACCGAAGAAGAGGTAATTGGAGAAGTCTTTGCAGCCGAATGGGTAGAGGTTTTCGCCGATGGAATATGCTTTGAGGTTCCGTCGATCTGGTATGACGATTCTCAAGAGTATAGGCGCGAACTGGAGGACGACGAAGATTCGAAGGCCGTCAGCAGATGGTTCGATTCTGAACCCGGCTCGGAGAATGTTTTCTTTGTTATTGCTCGAGTGAGGCCCGAGTTTCTTGAAGATGAAAAAGAGGAGATCAGACTCTCTATGGAGGTTGTTGAAGAATCGGAAAGGCTCATTGCCGGTCAACCCGGCATATGGATAGAACTTACGGCGCCCCAGTGGGACGTTGAGAGAACAATCTACTCACATGTCTATCAGCCCGATGAAGACGGGTACTGTCTATCGATTGGATTTGCGGTTAAGGTGGGTTTTTGGAGCCAGAATGAACCGATTCTTGAGAGAATTGTGGATACATTGAGATACTGTGTGAACTGA
- a CDS encoding APC family permease codes for MKKTMKFWDLVALEVGMTIGAGIFIYMPIASQSAGVGTILAFVVAFAPMAIIMINVMLLGSTLPTTGGTFKYGAFLFSPKAAFLGLWAYLFGAFVGLFPLNALALASYMKGIWDGISLVPVALIILTFFYVVNLMGLKMASRVEILAVALLFIAITIYTVPGIGRIEASNLEGVFSKGIGSIIYASALLSFTFAGSNAVIELGGEVENPRRNLPLSVIFSLSVVLVCYLLMAIVSFGVGEDVMTNGTLNDVASNYLSGFLFYVFAFGGPILAIATTINATYMWGTRSLLALCKLRVFPSKLGLVNKRGTPWVLLTIIWLLSSIMLISVGESGLNLFAAFASIGGIAVIVPTMFAVFRLKNDPRLKERAPAIVNKKWFTLIPVFGAVFSIVILLILLYQVGADFSASFFLFFIVWEIIGIIYFAFRLRHLNRVKDNPFGRDDLSAFDD; via the coding sequence ATGAAGAAGACTATGAAGTTCTGGGATCTGGTCGCACTGGAAGTGGGGATGACAATCGGGGCAGGAATATTCATCTACATGCCGATCGCTTCTCAGAGTGCGGGGGTAGGAACAATACTTGCATTCGTCGTTGCCTTTGCTCCCATGGCAATTATTATGATAAATGTCATGCTGCTCGGATCGACACTTCCCACGACAGGCGGAACTTTCAAGTACGGCGCTTTCCTCTTTTCACCCAAAGCCGCATTTCTCGGTCTCTGGGCCTATCTCTTCGGTGCATTTGTCGGCCTGTTTCCGTTGAACGCGCTTGCGCTGGCATCATATATGAAGGGTATCTGGGATGGGATCTCTCTTGTGCCCGTAGCTCTGATTATTCTCACCTTCTTCTATGTAGTCAACCTTATGGGTCTTAAAATGGCTTCGAGAGTGGAAATCCTCGCTGTAGCTCTACTTTTTATTGCTATCACAATTTACACTGTGCCGGGCATTGGCAGAATCGAAGCGAGCAACCTCGAAGGCGTTTTCTCGAAAGGGATCGGTTCGATAATATACGCTTCGGCACTACTCTCTTTCACATTCGCAGGCTCTAACGCCGTGATAGAGCTTGGCGGAGAAGTAGAAAATCCCAGGAGAAATCTCCCGCTTTCGGTGATTTTCTCTCTCTCGGTTGTCTTGGTCTGCTATCTCCTGATGGCAATCGTCTCGTTTGGAGTAGGAGAAGATGTAATGACTAATGGCACTCTTAACGACGTAGCTTCGAATTACCTCAGCGGATTTCTTTTCTACGTCTTCGCATTCGGCGGCCCGATACTCGCAATTGCTACAACGATTAACGCGACATACATGTGGGGGACTAGATCTTTGCTCGCACTTTGTAAACTCCGAGTATTCCCCTCAAAACTCGGACTGGTCAACAAGAGAGGAACACCATGGGTTTTGCTGACGATTATTTGGCTTCTCTCTTCAATTATGCTGATTTCAGTTGGCGAATCCGGCCTAAACCTATTCGCAGCCTTCGCTTCAATAGGCGGAATAGCAGTAATCGTCCCAACGATGTTTGCAGTCTTCAGACTGAAGAATGATCCAAGGCTCAAAGAGAGAGCTCCCGCAATAGTTAATAAGAAATGGTTTACCCTAATCCCGGTTTTCGGGGCCGTGTTTTCAATAGTGATATTGCTCATTCTTCTTTATCAGGTCGGGGCAGATTTCAGTGCTTCATTCTTCTTGTTCTTCATAGTATGGGAGATCATTGGCATAATTTACTTTGCCTTCAGATTGAGACACCTCAATCGTGTGAAAGACAATCCATTCGGCAGAGACGACTTATCGGCATTCGACGACTAA
- a CDS encoding HD domain-containing phosphohydrolase — translation MHFGPPVAEIVRQHHERIDGSGYPRGLKNEEIMLETRILAAADFVEAIGSHRPYRPALGLEMALEEIKSGVGTKYDEEVVKGCLELFSSGFLPD, via the coding sequence ATCCATTTCGGTCCGCCCGTTGCAGAAATAGTCAGGCAGCATCACGAGAGAATCGATGGATCCGGTTATCCGAGAGGTCTGAAAAACGAGGAGATAATGCTTGAGACAAGAATTCTTGCAGCTGCAGATTTTGTCGAGGCCATAGGCTCCCATCGTCCTTACAGACCCGCACTGGGACTTGAGATGGCCCTGGAAGAGATTAAATCAGGAGTTGGCACGAAGTATGATGAAGAAGTCGTCAAAGGCTGTCTTGAGCTATTCAGTTCGGGTTTCTTGCCAGACTAG
- a CDS encoding SatD family protein: protein MGLYAIITADIIQSRKQEIPVESIRNSIEGFGSEYLAKPFAISRGDEIQGVLSELGALPILVRRLRYIVRPFRLRIGLSIGEIDKKELEKAGSSWDLSGRVFFDARTALDSAKQSKISNTFFVHDNELLSIAMNNSLSLLETVERNWTEKQWEAVHVYEAKGTYEKAAKALGVTAPTVQEHCEKASWNVVRAAEMGLAKLIDLSLGN from the coding sequence ATGGGTCTTTATGCGATAATTACCGCCGATATCATCCAATCAAGGAAGCAAGAAATTCCGGTGGAGAGTATTCGGAATTCGATCGAGGGTTTTGGTTCGGAGTATCTCGCAAAGCCATTCGCCATATCTAGAGGAGATGAGATTCAGGGTGTATTGTCTGAGCTGGGGGCTCTACCGATACTTGTTCGAAGGTTGAGATACATTGTGCGACCCTTCAGGCTAAGAATTGGGTTAAGCATAGGCGAAATCGATAAGAAGGAGCTTGAGAAGGCCGGTTCTTCTTGGGATTTAAGCGGCAGAGTCTTCTTCGATGCGAGAACGGCGCTTGATAGTGCGAAGCAAAGTAAGATTTCCAACACTTTCTTCGTTCATGATAACGAGTTACTATCAATTGCCATGAATAACTCTTTATCTTTGCTTGAAACTGTTGAGAGGAATTGGACTGAAAAGCAGTGGGAAGCCGTTCATGTATATGAAGCCAAGGGGACTTACGAAAAGGCGGCTAAGGCTCTGGGAGTGACAGCCCCGACGGTTCAGGAACACTGTGAAAAGGCCAGCTGGAATGTGGTAAGAGCTGCCGAAATGGGGTTGGCGAAGTTGATCGATTTGTCGCTTGGAAATTAG